The Crocosphaera subtropica ATCC 51142 genome includes a window with the following:
- the gloA gene encoding lactoylglutathione lyase: MRILHTMLRVKNLEESLKFYCDVLGMKLIRQKDYPGGEFTLAFVGYGDESDTAVIELTYNWGVDSYDLGNAYGHIALGVDDIYQTCEKIKQQGGNVTREPGPMKHGTTVIAFVEDPNGYKIELIQLGTQGSAKQEKETAGVAS, encoded by the coding sequence ATGCGTATTTTACACACCATGCTTCGGGTTAAAAACCTAGAAGAATCCTTAAAATTCTACTGTGATGTTTTAGGAATGAAACTCATTCGTCAAAAAGATTATCCAGGAGGCGAATTTACCCTTGCTTTTGTGGGTTATGGGGACGAGTCCGACACCGCAGTTATTGAATTAACTTATAATTGGGGGGTAGATTCTTACGACTTAGGGAATGCTTATGGACACATTGCTCTAGGGGTAGATGATATTTACCAAACCTGTGAAAAAATTAAACAACAAGGGGGAAATGTTACCAGAGAACCCGGCCCCATGAAACACGGTACAACGGTTATTGCCTTTGTGGAAGATCCCAACGGCTACAAAATTGAATTAATTCAACTCGGAACCCAAGGATCAGCGAAACAAGAAAAAGAAACCGCAGGGGTAGCTTCCTAG
- a CDS encoding mechanosensitive ion channel family protein has product MNNKSSLTRLLNHKLFTSTLLFITLFQGTLPVKAQPQIIPFLPELRDTSSWLPQNSQEANITTCIRLDGLCLFNITYPKSKIAERVETINNRLDRITNLYFSQENPELEITQRGQENPRIYVTVGDETIQLLTIGNLDLQNEGIDAETKANNIIEQLREGLIEAKNERKLESLISRGLIAIGILGGAFIVNKLIIRKINRLKTSQESIGEERSDQPMSMLLTNRQHWNIKEVQYRLLQLAQAGIWIGSSLIIIGLFPYTRIAQIWLVSLLRIPARLGIVGVGTYLTIRLSYALIAKVTSVLMIRNLLDFQENQRLQLRINTVTVVFRSVVTIVLTGSGFLIGLSLIGVNTAPLLAGLGILGVGVSLASQNLIRDAINGFFIILEDQYAVGDVIQVQDFGGLVENINLRITQLRDPEGRLITIPNSEVKIVANHSSNWSRADLLIPVAYDADIDQVLHIVKDVAELMAKDRQWRHHIVDKPEILGVDNFEQRGLIIRVWIKTKPLKQWDVSREFRRRLKVEFDKQGLPLPVPQQKVWFTNDNMNNKDQNDHIVV; this is encoded by the coding sequence GTGAACAACAAATCCTCACTCACTCGTCTTTTAAATCATAAACTGTTTACCAGTACCCTACTATTCATTACCCTATTCCAAGGCACCTTACCCGTAAAAGCACAACCCCAAATTATTCCATTTTTACCCGAATTGAGGGATACCAGTAGCTGGCTTCCTCAAAATTCACAAGAGGCAAATATCACCACTTGTATTCGTCTAGATGGTCTTTGTTTATTCAATATCACCTACCCAAAATCAAAAATTGCTGAGCGAGTTGAGACAATTAATAATCGTTTAGACAGAATCACTAATCTTTATTTTTCCCAAGAAAACCCCGAATTAGAAATTACCCAAAGAGGACAAGAAAATCCGAGAATTTATGTTACGGTTGGTGATGAAACCATACAATTACTAACTATTGGAAATCTCGATCTTCAAAACGAAGGGATTGATGCCGAGACAAAAGCTAATAATATCATCGAGCAATTAAGAGAAGGGTTAATAGAGGCTAAAAATGAGCGAAAATTAGAATCTTTAATTTCTAGAGGATTAATTGCTATTGGTATTTTAGGCGGTGCTTTCATTGTTAATAAACTAATCATTCGCAAAATTAATCGCTTAAAAACATCTCAAGAAAGTATTGGAGAAGAAAGAAGCGATCAACCCATGTCCATGTTGCTCACTAATCGTCAACATTGGAATATTAAAGAAGTTCAATATCGTCTGTTACAATTAGCTCAAGCTGGTATTTGGATCGGTTCAAGTTTGATTATTATAGGACTTTTTCCTTACACAAGAATTGCTCAAATTTGGTTAGTTTCATTGCTGAGAATTCCTGCCAGATTGGGAATTGTTGGGGTAGGTACTTATCTAACAATCCGCTTAAGTTATGCTTTAATTGCTAAGGTTACATCTGTTTTAATGATTCGTAACCTCTTAGATTTTCAGGAAAATCAACGTCTTCAACTACGAATTAACACCGTAACCGTAGTGTTTCGTAGTGTCGTCACGATTGTTTTGACAGGCTCAGGTTTTCTAATTGGCTTATCATTAATTGGGGTTAATACGGCTCCTTTATTAGCCGGTTTAGGTATTTTAGGGGTTGGGGTTTCTTTGGCTTCTCAAAACCTAATTCGGGACGCAATTAATGGCTTTTTTATTATCCTCGAAGATCAATATGCTGTGGGTGATGTTATTCAAGTTCAGGATTTTGGTGGATTAGTAGAAAATATCAATTTAAGGATTACGCAACTGCGAGATCCAGAAGGCAGATTAATTACCATTCCTAATAGTGAAGTTAAAATTGTTGCCAATCATTCTAGTAATTGGTCAAGGGCAGATTTATTAATTCCTGTTGCTTATGATGCTGATATTGATCAAGTTTTACATATTGTTAAAGATGTAGCAGAGCTAATGGCTAAAGATAGACAATGGCGACATCATATTGTAGATAAACCTGAAATTTTAGGGGTTGATAACTTTGAACAACGAGGGTTAATTATTCGAGTTTGGATCAAAACCAAACCCCTTAAGCAATGGGATGTGTCTAGGGAATTTCGCCGTCGTCTCAAAGTGGAATTTGATAAACAAGGTTTACCCTTACCTGTCCCTCAACAGAAAGTTTGGTTTACAAATGATAACATGAACAATAAAGATCAAAATGATCACATTGTTGTTTAA
- a CDS encoding MBL fold metallo-hydrolase — protein MKRRQFIRYAGASAAATAGISIGSRFQAVSAQSKDSLLIQYLGHTAFLFTGGGMRVLANPFRAIGCTAGYRLPKVEADLVIISSQMWDEGAAENLPGNPKVLYEPGVYEINGFRLQGVGIDHDRQGGQRFGTNVAWRWTQGGIRVVHLGGAAAPINIEQKILLGSPDVACIPVGGGPKAYNSVEGKQAMETLRPKVMIPTHYRTSAADEQTCDIEPLGNFLDLVKEMNVKQVNNDKLRLRFEDLPQDGTLIRVLNYKPALKA, from the coding sequence ATGAAACGGCGACAATTCATCCGTTATGCTGGTGCTAGTGCTGCAGCAACCGCAGGTATCTCCATAGGCTCTCGTTTTCAAGCAGTTTCAGCCCAAAGTAAAGACTCTTTATTGATTCAATATTTAGGTCATACCGCCTTCTTATTTACTGGAGGGGGTATGAGAGTTTTAGCCAACCCATTCCGTGCTATTGGCTGTACGGCGGGCTATCGGTTACCTAAAGTCGAAGCTGACTTAGTGATCATTAGTAGTCAAATGTGGGACGAAGGGGCAGCCGAAAACTTACCAGGGAACCCCAAAGTATTATATGAACCTGGAGTTTATGAAATTAACGGCTTCCGACTTCAAGGGGTTGGTATTGATCACGATCGCCAAGGGGGTCAACGTTTTGGAACCAATGTGGCTTGGCGTTGGACTCAAGGGGGTATCCGTGTCGTCCATTTAGGAGGTGCAGCCGCCCCAATTAATATAGAACAAAAAATTTTATTAGGTAGTCCTGATGTGGCTTGTATCCCCGTCGGAGGGGGACCAAAAGCCTATAATTCCGTCGAAGGGAAACAAGCAATGGAAACGTTACGTCCTAAAGTAATGATACCTACCCATTATCGAACTTCAGCGGCCGATGAACAAACCTGTGACATTGAGCCACTGGGTAACTTTTTGGACTTAGTAAAAGAGATGAATGTCAAGCAAGTTAATAATGACAAACTTCGCTTGAGATTTGAAGATTTACCGCAAGACGGTACCTTAATTCGTGTTCTAAATTATAAGCCAGCTTTAAAAGCATAA
- a CDS encoding anthranilate synthase component II produces the protein MILVIDNYDSFTYNLVQYLGELGLNLPVASDIQVYRNDKIDLSKIRHLNPDGIVISPGPGRPEDAGVSLALIEELGSTYPILGVCLGHQSIGQVFGGKVISAPLLMHGKTSPIFHNNQGVFKGLDNPFEATRYHSLVVERETLPDVLEITAWTEDGTIMGLQHKDYPHLQGVQFHPESILTTSGKTLLQNFLIMLNAR, from the coding sequence TTGATTCTCGTTATCGATAATTACGATAGTTTTACCTATAATTTGGTGCAATATTTAGGAGAATTGGGCTTGAATTTGCCTGTAGCTTCAGATATCCAAGTCTACCGTAATGATAAAATCGATCTCTCTAAAATTCGTCATCTTAACCCTGATGGCATTGTTATTTCTCCAGGGCCTGGCCGCCCGGAAGATGCAGGGGTTTCCTTAGCCTTGATCGAAGAACTGGGTTCAACTTATCCCATTTTAGGGGTCTGTTTAGGTCATCAAAGTATAGGGCAAGTATTCGGGGGAAAGGTCATTTCTGCCCCTCTGTTGATGCACGGTAAAACGTCTCCTATTTTTCATAATAATCAAGGGGTATTTAAGGGATTAGATAATCCGTTTGAAGCCACCCGTTACCATAGTTTAGTCGTAGAACGAGAAACCCTCCCCGATGTCCTTGAAATTACTGCTTGGACGGAAGATGGAACCATTATGGGACTACAACATAAAGACTATCCACATCTCCAAGGTGTACAATTTCACCCAGAAAGTATTTTAACCACATCAGGAAAAACCCTGTTGCAAAACTTTCTTATAATGTTAAATGCGCGATAA